Part of the Natronobacterium gregoryi SP2 genome, CCTGTCTGATCCTCGAAAAACCGTTCCCAACCGCGGTAGTAGTCGCTCTCGATAGTAATCGTGACGCTCTCGTTTTCGACGACAGCGGCCTCCTGGAACGTCTTCGTGTCAGCGTGAGAGAATCGAACGCCGCCCGGATCGAGCTGTTCGTCTCCGGTAGCAGTCACCACCGGCAACGTGAGCGTATCGGTCGCCGCATCGTAGTGGATCTGTGGTGCCGAGACGACCTGTGTCTCGTTTCCAGTCTCGCGGAAGACGGCACCCGCCTCGTAGGCAATCTTCGTCCCGTCTTTGCTTTCGTACTCGACAGTGCCGATCGTCAGATCGTCGATGTCCTCCTCGAGGTCGTCGGACGAGACTGAGATAACGCCCGATTTCTCGCGGACGACCGCGCCGTCTTGACCGACCTCGAGATCCAGTCCACCTGCAACATCCGACGTCGACGACGCCGTCTGCATCTGCTGCCCCAGTTCGACGAACGCACCCTCGACGCGTTCCTGCTCGGCGTCCTGTTGGATGCTGGTCGCAGTCTCATCGGCAACGAGAAAAATACCGACGCTGAGTAGCGAGACCATGCCAATCAGGAGTACCAACCCGACGATGGCAGACTGGCCCCGCGTCGGCGCTTCTCGAGTTCGAAAACCCATATCGTATCGTGGAGAAAACTCGTGGAATAAGAGTACGATCGGTCACGTCTTTCAACACCGTTCGTCGCCGTTCACAGCCGTCGGTCGAAGCATGAACGGTTTCACAAAACAGGAATTACAACCCCTGAAACCACTGTATGAGTGGTTTGAACGATCAACTAACGAGAACGGAATCAGTCAGGTGCGCCAGAGTATCAAGCAAAGAGACTGTCCGTTGAGAGTAGTACGATCGTCGCTCAGCCGATGATGATCTCGTCGGAGCGGACGTCGACCTGGTCGGGATCGTACCCGGTCTGATCGGGGCTAGATCCGCTCCCGGTCTCGATCGGCGTTATCGATCCCGATTCGTCGTCGACGGCGACAATCTCGAGTCCCGGATCCTCGCCAGCAGTTCCACTGCCGGGAGTGATCTCGACGTGTGCGATCATGTCGTTGAAGTTCGGGTCGCCGGCGCTATCGTGGGCTGCTTCCCAGTACTCGTCGGGCGTGATCGCTCCTCCTTGCGGGAGGTCGGGGTTCTGGTTGTGCTGTTCCGGGTGGTGTGTGAGCGTAAACGCGAACACGAACTCGTTTTCGCTGAGATTCAGTTCCCCGCTTTCGTCGACCGGAACGTCGACACCAGGCCGCTCGAGCAGGTCGTCGACTGGTTCCTGCCTGTCGACGCCCGGGTCGAGTTCGGGAATCGTCGTGTCTTCTTCGCCCAGCACACGAACGTTGGTTTCGTTCGTTTCGGTGTCGGCAGTGAGGTCGACCAATTCGCCACCGCCGCTTACGGCTTCGTCGGTACACTCGATGTGGTCGTAGACGGAGCCGTCGTACGTGTCTGTCACTGTTTGTTCGCCGTATGCGCCACAGAACGAACGGGTACCGTGCGTGTACGACGCCGCGTCGATCATGAGACTCACCCGCTCGTCGGTCGTGAAGTTGTGATCGTAGATCGGCCTCGGTTCGTCGAACTGGTTGAGATTCGTCTCACTCCAGTCGGTTTCGATCGTTTCTGGCTCGCCCGTGGGATCGTTGGTCTCGTTGACGGGTTGGATCACGATGTCTGCTCGCGCCGGGAGCCACTGGATCTCGTAGCTGTCGACGAGCAGTTCGAGTTCGTCGTTCGGTGCCGAGCCTGCTTTTATCGGGCCGTCCCACGCCCATTCACCTGGATCGGTGAACCATCCTCCCGTCTCGGGCTCCCACACCAGTTCGTATCCCTGGCTTTCGTCCCAGACCAGTTCGTCGACGTCCCAGGTCCACTCGCAGGCTCCCGGGCCGGAAGAGTCACAGTTCGCTGTTGGTTCAGTCCCGTTCGGCGAAACCCAGCCACCGTCGTCCGATTTCTCGAGTTCGTCGTCCGGTCCGTCGGGCGAAGGTCCGTCGAAACTGTACGTCATGCCGTCCCCGTCGGTCGTGAAGCTCCCGTCTGTCCTGTCGGGAACGTACGCTTCTCGGCAGTTACTACACTCGTAGGGGTTACTATTCGACATCTCAGCGCCGACGATCGAGACATTCACCTCGGTGTTCGACGGAACGTTCACTTCGTCGGAATCAGGATCGATCCCGTCGTCGACGTTGATGTAGCCTGTCTCCTTGTCCCCCTCGTCTGCGTCGACCGTCGCAGTGAGCTCTCCCTGTGGAAGCAAACTCCGGTTGAACGTCCAGCTTGCAGTCGCGTTCTCGCCGAACGTCCGGTCGATCGCCGACGCGTTGGTCCCAGTCCAGTCGGCAGCTTCGGACTCGAGTTCGAGCTCGAGTTTCGACTCCGAGACGTTCTCTACGCCGAGATTGTGGACGGCAGCCTCGAGCGTCACGTTCTCGGCGGTTGCGTTGACCGGGTCGGTCGAATCCATCGCTTTTTCTCCGTCCACCGTCAGGTTGGAGACGTTGAGATACGGCTCCTCCTGTTTCGCGTAGTAGAACGTGCCCGGGTCTTCGAGTTCGTCGTCTTCGGTCGCGACGGTGTACTCGTATCGTTCGCCGTGCTCGAGATCGTCTCGGTTTCCTGGTGGAATAGACAGGTTGACAGCCGCCTCTTCGCCACCGCTTCGAGTGACGTATTTCGGATCTGGCTCGACGGATTCGTTGGCGTCCGGCAGCGTGAGCGTGACGTTCTGTGAATCTTGCTCGTCCCCGCTATTTTTGACGACGGCGCTGACGTTCAACGGCGTGTCTGCCCGGTCGACGAACCGGTTCGTTCCGGGAGAGGCGTCGTTCGCGACCCCGTTGTCTGCTGTCACCAGAAACGCCGGTGGATCAGTCTCCGTGGCGTTCTCGAGGGTGACTTCGACTTCGTCGTCGGCTTCGGTTGCTGTCACGTTGGCTGTGCCAAACACCGATTCGAAGTGGGTCTGCCAGCCGTCGTAGTAGTCACTCTCGACGACGATCGTCAGGTCGTTGAACCCCGCGTCGGCTGCCTCGGTGGAGGCGTTCTCTATCGCACCTGCACGAGTGCTATTCTGTTCGGGTTCGACGACCGCCTCGGTTCCGCTCACTGCTTCTCGATCGAGCGTCGTAAAGTGAAGCTGGAGGATCTCGTCGTCGTATCCGACAGTCGGCGACGAGAGAACCTGCGTTTCTCCGTCTCGCTTCTCCCAACTCGCCCCGCTCTGGTAAGCGATCGTGCGGTCCGAGAGCTCGTACTCGATCGCACCAAGCGTCTCGATCGTGACCGCTTCGTTGGCACCGGTGACCGACCCGTTGTGCCAGACGAGCTGAACCTGTCCGTCGTCACTGTAGCTCGCGTCTTCCCACGGGATCGTCTGCGTCTGGCCGGTCGTCGTCGCAGTCACGATACCGTGGTCTGTCACCTCGACCGTCGACCTGGTCAGTTCCGCCTGACTCTCGGACTCGAGCGAGTCGATCAGCAGCCATCCGGTAGCTACGACCAGTGTCGCTCCGACGATCACCAGTCCGATCAACAGAACGAGACCGACCTGGGGAGTGAGCCCCCTATCGTCGGGCCCGGAACCGTTGCTGGCACCCACACTCATTATTTCAAACGAAATAACCTTGCAGATATTAAACGTTGGGGTCGCTGACCGATTCCCTGGCGGATCGGAGGGAGGGGGTAACCACTGACCCAGTGGTCGTGGCACCTTGCGTCGCCAGCCAAAGATAAACACTTGTATACCGTACGTGCGCTAGCTCAATCAGATGACGCGTACAGCCGAGAAGGTCAACACCCTCGTCCGCGAGGACGCCGCCATGACCGACGCCTTAGAGGCCGTTCGCGAGGCGGCCGACGAGAACGGCGGCGAACTCCAGTGGGGCGACGTCAACGACGACTTGACTAGCGGACAGTGGGGCCGATTGATCGAGAAAGGAGTGTTAGTCGACGGCGAAGAAGGGTTCGAAATCGCCGACCGAGAGGCCTTCGACGATGCGCTCGACGGCGACGTCGACGAGATTTCGGTCCCCGAGGTCGACATCGACGACGAAAAGACGAAGTGGTCCCAGTGGGACAAGATGGCGGCCGTCGGTTCCCTCCTCTTGATGATCGGCTACTGGTTCGACTCGGTCCGCAACACGGTCGGTGGCACGATCGACTTCGTGATGGGACCGCTCGACGCAGTCTTGCCGTTCTACGCCGTGATCCTCGCAGTCGCGATGTTGACGGGGCTGTACTCGACGTTGTTGCAGGCGAACCTGATGAACCCCGAGATCATCGGCAAGTATCAAGAGCGGATGCAGGCGATGCAGGAAAAGCAAAAAGACGTCCGCGAGCGCAAACAGGAAGCCGAAGAGCGCGGCGCAAACGACGCCGAAATCGAACAGCTCGAGAACGAACTCGAGGACGTCCGCGAGGAGCAGATGGAGGCGATGGCCGAGAACCTCGGGATGTTCAAAGAGCAGTTCCGGCCGATGGTCTGGATCATGCTGTTTACCATCCCGCTGTTCCTCTGGATGTACTGGAAGATTCTCGACGGTGGGGTCAGCGAGGCTGAGCTACAGATGGTCATGCCGATCGCCGGCGAGGTTCGGCTGGATCAAGGACTGCTCGGTCCGATGTGGGCCTGGATCGTCTGGTACTTCCTCTGCTCGATGGGCTTCACTCAGCTGCTTCGAAAGTCGCTGAACATCGACATGACGCCGGGCAGCGCCTGATCCCGATTGCTGTCCCGACATCGCAGTGCGTTTCGGGTCGGAGTTACATCGGGCCGACGTACAAGAAACCGTATTGCGCCCGACGACTCCCCTGCCTCGGCTGCTCTCACTTTCCGGGTGCGTTTTGCCACTCGTGACTCGGTAGCTCGAGCGATTCAAAACCCCTTTTAGCCGGCACGTCGCAGTTCGAATATGTTACTTACCGTCTCCGGCCCGCCAGGAAGCGGGAAGAGCACGACTGCGGAGTTGCTCGCCGACGCCTTCGATCTCGACCACGTCAGCGGCGGCGATATCTTCCGCGAGTTGGCTGACGAACGCGATTACACGCCGCTCGAGTTCAACAAGCTCGCAGAGGAAAACGACCAGATCGATCGGGACCTCGACCGTCGCCTGCGCGAGATTGCCGTCGAGGAGGACGATCTCGTCCTCGAGTCGCGACTCGCGGGCTGGCTCGCTGGCAAACAGGCCGACTTCCGCTTCTGGCTCGACGCGCCGCCTCACGTCCGCGGCCAGCGGATCGCCGACCGCGAGGGCAAAGATCCCGACCGTGCGACCGAGGAGACAAAGGCTCGCGAGGCCAGTGAAGCCCAGCGCTACGAAGAGTACTACGGGATCGACATCCAGGATCTGGGCATCTACGACCTCTCGGTGAACACCGCACGCTGGGAACCCGACGCGGTGCTTGACATGCTCGTCACCGCCGTCGGAGAGTACGATGTCGACGGTGACGAAGGACAGGCACAGGTTGATCTCGAGTACGAGTTCTGATCCCGATGACTCCCGATCTCCGTGCTCCCCCGGACGACCGCTTGCCCGAGGAATTACTGCCGTTCGGAGTCGTCAACCTCGACAAACCGCCCGGTCCCTCGTCACACCAGGTGAGCGGCTGGCTTCGAGACGCCGTCGACGAGACACTCGACGACCGCGGCGTCGACGCGACGATCGACCGTGCCGCGCACGCGGGAACCCTCGATCCCAAAGTGACGGGCTGTCTCCCGGTCATGTTCGGCGAGGCGACGCGACTCGCACAGGTCTTTCTCGAGGGGCCGAAGGAATACGTCGCCGTCCTCGAGTGTCACAGTTCGGTGCCGGCCGACGCCGAGTCGATCGTCGCGGCGTTCGAGGGGCCGATCTACCAGAAGCCGCCCCGAAAGAGCGCGGTCTCGCGTCGGCTACGCGTCCGCGAGATGTACGACCTCGAGGTGCTCGAGGCCGCGGACCGACGGCTACTGCTCCGAATTCGGTGTGAGAGCGGCACCTACGTTCGCAAACTCTGTCACGACCTCGGGCTGGCGCTTGGGACCGGCGGTCACATGGGCGATCTCCGTCGAACGGGGACATCGCCGTTCGACGATTCGTCGCTGCACTCGGTCCAGGAGTTTCTGGATGCGCTGGCGTTCTGGGTCGAAGACGACGACCCCGAACCACTATACGAGGTGGTCGAACCGGCCGAACGCATCCTCGAAGAGATTCCGGGGGTCGTGATCGCCGAAAACGCAGCGCACGAGGTTGCCGAAGGTGCACCCGTCTACGCGCCGGGCGTCCTGACGGTCGACGACGACGCGTCGCGAGGGGATCTCGTCGCCTGTTATACGCCCGACGGGAGTGCAGTCGCACTCGGAGAACTCGTCGGGTCGGTCGACGCCGAATCGGGCGTTGTCGTCGACCTCGAGCGCGTCCTCGTCTAATGGCGGGCCAAGCCTGCGCTGACGAGTCGAACCCAGTCGTGTGGACCGGTCGTCGAGACGGCGGGCGACGGTCGGCCGGTGGACTCGGCGACACCGGTTCGAAACGATTTCCCGATCATTGCGGCCAATACCGACGATGACACTCTCGATTCGCGCGCGTGCCAACCACTACGGCTCACGTCTCGCCGTCGTCGACTACGACGGCGACGAAACGAACCAGTACGATTACGCCGACCTTGCGGCGATGGCCGACGAGTACACACGCCTGCTGGCCGACCACGGCGTCGGCCACGGCGATCCAGTCTGTGTACTGTCGCGGAATCGGCCTGAACTACTCGGGCTGTTCTTCGCCGCCGTCGAGAGTGGAGCGATCCTCGCGCCGATCTCTCACCGGCTCCCAGCCGATACCGTCGAGGCGCTGCGTAAACGGATCGAACCGGCGCTGACGCTTCGTGAAGAGCGGTTCGAAGAACTCGCATCGGACGCACCGACTCTCGAGTCGTTCACTACTGGCGAGCCGAAGACCACCGAGGTCGAACGGAATCCCCCCGGGCGCGACGACGAACGCCCCGTCCTCTACTTACACACTGGCGGGACGACCGGCATCCCAAAGGTCGTTGTCCTCCCAGCCCGCCAGATCGAGTGGAACTGCATCACCGAAGTGTCGGCCTGGGGACTCGGCAAGGAAGACGTCTCGGCGACGCTGTTGCCGCTCTTTCACACTGGCGGCTGGAACCTGCTGACGCTACCGACGCTGTACGTCGGCGGCCAAGTCGTCATCCACCGAGAGTTCGATCCTGCCTCGGCGCTTGCCTCGATCGAAGACGCAGCCGTGACCCGCGTCTTCGCCGTCGCTGCCATCTTCCAGGCGATGGCAGCGGCCGACGCATTCGACGAAACCGACTTCTCGACGGTCGAGTGGTTCATGAGTGGCGGCGGTCCGACACCGGCCGGCGTGATGGAAGTCTATCGAGAGCGCGGCCAGCGGTTCACCCAAGGGTACGGGCTGACCGAAGGTGGGCCGAACAACCTCTACTTCGACCCTTCGCGACCGGACATCGAGACGGCCGACGAGAGCGTCGGCAGACCGTTCCCCAACTGCTCGGCTCGCATCGCCGACGAAGACGGAACCCCGCTTCCCGCCGACGAAACCGGCGAACTCGAGCTCTCGGGACCGATAACCGCTACGGGCTACCTCGAGACGGCAGACGGGACCTTCGAAGGCCAGTGGGTCTCGACCGGCGACCTCGCACGACGTGACGCCGAGGGCGACTACTACATCACCGGCCGGACGGACAACATGTTCGTCAGCGGCGGCGAAAACGTCTACCCCGAGGAGATCGAGTCGACGCTCGACCGTCGGGACGACATCGACGCCGCCGGAGTCGTTGGAATCTCTCACGACCAGTGGGGAACCGTTCCAAAGGCAGTCGTCGTGGGGAGTTCGAACCTCTCGGTCGAGACGCTCGAAAGCTACTGTCGGAATCGGCTCGCGGACTACGAGGTGCCCCATGCGTTCGAGTTCGTCGACGAACTCCCACGGAGTGGCCCCGGGAAGATCGACCGCAAGACACTCGAGACCGAATTCGGCACAGCGGCAGATCGCCCGTAACGGCCGTTGATAACACCGGTAACGGCCAGTAATTCCGCCTCCCGGTGGGACGCCGAAGGAACGGAGATCACCGTAGCAATCGACATCCCCGAAGACGCCTTCACGAAGAGCTGAGAGTCGGAGAGAAAGGCGTCTATCTCCGTATTTCGCCTCGTTCACCATCACGAAGCGATCGTTCAACCACTTCGGCTTCGAAGAACTCGGTCCCGCCTCCGGACCGACAGCGACGATTTCGACGAGTGCGGCCACGTCCAGAGTGCCAACCACCCCATCGCACTCGAGGATGACCGACGGACTGGACTGATACGGAACGCTGTCCCGATGTCCCGGCGCAACCGCAGGAACACTCGCGGACGCGCCGGAACTGACGGACAGCAAACCGTATCAGTTGACCGCATAAACGGCCCCACAGCGGTTGGGCACAACCTGATTTCAACACGCCTCGACAGGTTCTATGTCGCCACAGACCGCTTTCTCGAACAGCACGATCCCATACTCGATCTGCTGTGCACAGCCGAGACACCCGCTCGAGGTTGGATCAAAACGACACGCTTAAACGGAAGACGGCCGTCGTGTCACGTGCGGGACCGTGGGGTAGTGGTATCCTCTGCGGATGGGGTCCGTAGGACCCGAGTTCAATTCTCGGCGGTCCCACTTTTCATTCTCTAAGTGTTCAACCCTTAGAGGTTCATACCGCTGAGTCCGCCAAAAATCCAATTCTCGGTTTCGGGATAAGTCCAGTTAGTCGACAGTATACCACGAGGTGGTCAGCGTGACGATCACCCCGTGGTCGTCGACCGAAACCGAATCGACGTGCCTACACTGCGAGTCGTTCGTCACCGACCGATTTGCGCGGGTATTCGGTGACGACCAGGACCGTGCCCATCGCTGCCCCGAGTGCGATAGCTACCGCCGGTTGACTCGCGGGTCCGCTGCTGGGAAAGATGTCGACGTGCCGGACCCAGAGACGTCTCCAGGTCGTCACGGAGGTGAGGTTAATGCGTGACGAGTTCGTCCCCGCGAATCGGCTGTACGACATCGAGAGTGGGACAACGATCGTCCATCCGGCCCATCAGGCGACCGACGAGGACGTCCGGGAAGCGCTCGAGGAGAACGAGGTTCGGGCTGACGGCGGTCTGTCTTGGAGCGAGGACGTTAGTTCGGCAACGATCGAAGGGACTCGAGTCCCGGTCGTCCAGATCGACCGCATCGATGGGGACATAGTCGTCTCCGTCGACGTAGCGACCGCGGTCAGTGAAGGATTCGAATTCGTCGACATCTGGCAGTGCAAGCGCGTTACCGTGTCGATCTGCGGTCAGGAGTTTGCAGCGACGATCACCAGTTGTAGCATCGAACACGGTATCGCGGCGATCGGGCTGACCGACTGCGAACCGTTCGGCGCTGCCGGTGATTCGCGATGACCCGCGACGACCGTCCTCGGACAGAATCTCCATGGTTCTGTCCGGAGTGTGAGATCTGGGTCGGCTGGAAGCACGACGAGTGTTCTGAAAGACACCATCGTCCGCGGCTCCCATTGCGATACGACGACGTCGAGTTCGATCACTCCTGGCAGGTAACGTTCCGTCACCGTCTCCGAGGAAAGCTCCGGTCACTTTTCAATCGGGTCAACGGGGGGATCGGTCGATGAGCCGGGTCGTTGATTCCGACGAGTGCGAGTGCTGCGAAGAGTCGATCCCGGCGACGCGGCGGCTCTGTCCCGCCTGCGCTCGAGAGGTGCGGAAAGCACGAGGTGGTCCGCTGTGAGCCGCACGTCGGAACTCGAGAGTCCGAAGGCCAGCGGCGACTTCCTCGAGGGCGAGATTGTCGAGCGGATCGACGGCTTGGAGTACGTCGGTGACCGGACTGCCACCTGGCACGACGCGAAGACGACGGCTGTCCTCGAGGCGGATCGGTCCCTGCCGTTCTACGGCGTCGTCCTCCTCGAGCCGGAGACCCCGGTCGAAATCAAAGGATGTCAGATTCGCACCAGCAACGGCTCACGGTCGACTCGCGGGCGATTCTACGTCAAGCGTGACCCCCACGAGCAACTGCTTGAGGCGGCGGGGATGTACCTGTTCGTCGTCTACCTGCCGCGACCGGGGCTTCCTCAGGTGGCGCGGGCGGTGGTCCCGGCGACGATCGTCGACGAACTGCTCGCCGGGCGCTGGTACGATGTCGGCGGCTCCCGCTCGGAGAACGAGGTGGCGAAACTCGCGTGGCCGCACGTGATCGCGACCGATTCCGTCGACGAAACGCGGGGTGAGCGCGCGTGAAACTGAGCGCGTTCCCGTACCCCGGCGGGAAGACGAACTACGTCGACGAGATTCTGCAGTACTTCCCCGAGCACCGGCGGTACGTTGAGCCGTTCGGCGGTTCAGCGGCAGTTCTGCTCAATAAGCCCGAGAGCTACATCGAGGTGTTCAACGATCGAGACGAGGATATCGTTCATTTCTTCGAGGTCGTTCGTGAGCGCCGCGAAGAACTCGCCGAGTGGTTGCGATACGTTCCGTACTCGCGAGCGGTCCACGCAGAATGGGCCAGGGAGTTCTACGCTGGCGTTCGGCCGGATGACGACATCGAGCGCGCCGGTCGCTGGTTCTACCTGCGATATACACAGTACGGCGGAAAGATCGCCGGAATTTCCGGGTTCAAAACCAGTGGGAAGCGCAACGAGGCACGATCCTTCCGCGGTTCCATCGACCATCTCGAGGAGATCGTCGGTCGACTGCAGTTGGTCAACCTCGAGTGTGAGGACTATCGGACGATTCTGGAGCGATACGACCGACCGGACACGCTGTTCTACTGCGATCCGCCCTACGTTGACAAAGGCCACTATTACGACGCGAGCGACTTCGACCACGAGGCGCTTTTCCGCGCCCTATTCGACCTCGAGGGATACTGGATCGTCAGTTACGATGCTCTCCCCGCGGTCCCGATCCCTCGAAAGCACGTCGACAACCTTCATTTCCGGGAATTCCAGGCGCACTACTCGCTGGACGTTCGCGAAAACGAGGGGAGAACGCCGTCGACTGAACGGTTAGTCCTGAACTCCGACCCTTCAGAGGTCGACGAGTTCACGGCTGCCGATCAACAGACGTTCGATGACTTTCGAGTACAGCATCGAGCGACGCGGACCGACGGAGGTGGTCGGCCGTGAGCACCGACGCCGATCCCGGCGACCGCGACCGCGCAGCTGAACTCGAGAGCGCAGCAGCCGGTCAGGTCGGAATCCCGGTCGACGCGATTTGCGTGGGCTGTGGGCAGATTCGAGTGAAACGCGCCGATCCCGATGAGATCGGCCAGGAGTCCACCGTCGATCCGATGGACCTCGAGGCGGAAAACTGCGCGTCGTTCAAGCACGTCTGCCACCGATGCGGTTCCACGACGTGGTGGAATCCGGTCGTGATACTCACCGGTCTCCTCGAGCGAGAGCGAGGTGAGTAGCCGTGCCCCAGGTCGAAACGACGCCCCACGAAATCGAGGG contains:
- a CDS encoding DUF106 domain-containing protein; protein product: MTRTAEKVNTLVREDAAMTDALEAVREAADENGGELQWGDVNDDLTSGQWGRLIEKGVLVDGEEGFEIADREAFDDALDGDVDEISVPEVDIDDEKTKWSQWDKMAAVGSLLLMIGYWFDSVRNTVGGTIDFVMGPLDAVLPFYAVILAVAMLTGLYSTLLQANLMNPEIIGKYQERMQAMQEKQKDVRERKQEAEERGANDAEIEQLENELEDVREEQMEAMAENLGMFKEQFRPMVWIMLFTIPLFLWMYWKILDGGVSEAELQMVMPIAGEVRLDQGLLGPMWAWIVWYFLCSMGFTQLLRKSLNIDMTPGSA
- a CDS encoding RNA-guided pseudouridylation complex pseudouridine synthase subunit Cbf5, which translates into the protein MTPDLRAPPDDRLPEELLPFGVVNLDKPPGPSSHQVSGWLRDAVDETLDDRGVDATIDRAAHAGTLDPKVTGCLPVMFGEATRLAQVFLEGPKEYVAVLECHSSVPADAESIVAAFEGPIYQKPPRKSAVSRRLRVREMYDLEVLEAADRRLLLRIRCESGTYVRKLCHDLGLALGTGGHMGDLRRTGTSPFDDSSLHSVQEFLDALAFWVEDDDPEPLYEVVEPAERILEEIPGVVIAENAAHEVAEGAPVYAPGVLTVDDDASRGDLVACYTPDGSAVALGELVGSVDAESGVVVDLERVLV
- a CDS encoding class I adenylate-forming enzyme family protein, giving the protein MTLSIRARANHYGSRLAVVDYDGDETNQYDYADLAAMADEYTRLLADHGVGHGDPVCVLSRNRPELLGLFFAAVESGAILAPISHRLPADTVEALRKRIEPALTLREERFEELASDAPTLESFTTGEPKTTEVERNPPGRDDERPVLYLHTGGTTGIPKVVVLPARQIEWNCITEVSAWGLGKEDVSATLLPLFHTGGWNLLTLPTLYVGGQVVIHREFDPASALASIEDAAVTRVFAVAAIFQAMAAADAFDETDFSTVEWFMSGGGPTPAGVMEVYRERGQRFTQGYGLTEGGPNNLYFDPSRPDIETADESVGRPFPNCSARIADEDGTPLPADETGELELSGPITATGYLETADGTFEGQWVSTGDLARRDAEGDYYITGRTDNMFVSGGENVYPEEIESTLDRRDDIDAAGVVGISHDQWGTVPKAVVVGSSNLSVETLESYCRNRLADYEVPHAFEFVDELPRSGPGKIDRKTLETEFGTAADRP
- the cmk gene encoding (d)CMP kinase, with protein sequence MLLTVSGPPGSGKSTTAELLADAFDLDHVSGGDIFRELADERDYTPLEFNKLAEENDQIDRDLDRRLREIAVEEDDLVLESRLAGWLAGKQADFRFWLDAPPHVRGQRIADREGKDPDRATEETKAREASEAQRYEEYYGIDIQDLGIYDLSVNTARWEPDAVLDMLVTAVGEYDVDGDEGQAQVDLEYEF
- a CDS encoding DNA adenine methylase, which encodes MKLSAFPYPGGKTNYVDEILQYFPEHRRYVEPFGGSAAVLLNKPESYIEVFNDRDEDIVHFFEVVRERREELAEWLRYVPYSRAVHAEWAREFYAGVRPDDDIERAGRWFYLRYTQYGGKIAGISGFKTSGKRNEARSFRGSIDHLEEIVGRLQLVNLECEDYRTILERYDRPDTLFYCDPPYVDKGHYYDASDFDHEALFRALFDLEGYWIVSYDALPAVPIPRKHVDNLHFREFQAHYSLDVRENEGRTPSTERLVLNSDPSEVDEFTAADQQTFDDFRVQHRATRTDGGGRP
- a CDS encoding DUF7289 family protein: MSVGASNGSGPDDRGLTPQVGLVLLIGLVIVGATLVVATGWLLIDSLESESQAELTRSTVEVTDHGIVTATTTGQTQTIPWEDASYSDDGQVQLVWHNGSVTGANEAVTIETLGAIEYELSDRTIAYQSGASWEKRDGETQVLSSPTVGYDDEILQLHFTTLDREAVSGTEAVVEPEQNSTRAGAIENASTEAADAGFNDLTIVVESDYYDGWQTHFESVFGTANVTATEADDEVEVTLENATETDPPAFLVTADNGVANDASPGTNRFVDRADTPLNVSAVVKNSGDEQDSQNVTLTLPDANESVEPDPKYVTRSGGEEAAVNLSIPPGNRDDLEHGERYEYTVATEDDELEDPGTFYYAKQEEPYLNVSNLTVDGEKAMDSTDPVNATAENVTLEAAVHNLGVENVSESKLELELESEAADWTGTNASAIDRTFGENATASWTFNRSLLPQGELTATVDADEGDKETGYINVDDGIDPDSDEVNVPSNTEVNVSIVGAEMSNSNPYECSNCREAYVPDRTDGSFTTDGDGMTYSFDGPSPDGPDDELEKSDDGGWVSPNGTEPTANCDSSGPGACEWTWDVDELVWDESQGYELVWEPETGGWFTDPGEWAWDGPIKAGSAPNDELELLVDSYEIQWLPARADIVIQPVNETNDPTGEPETIETDWSETNLNQFDEPRPIYDHNFTTDERVSLMIDAASYTHGTRSFCGAYGEQTVTDTYDGSVYDHIECTDEAVSGGGELVDLTADTETNETNVRVLGEEDTTIPELDPGVDRQEPVDDLLERPGVDVPVDESGELNLSENEFVFAFTLTHHPEQHNQNPDLPQGGAITPDEYWEAAHDSAGDPNFNDMIAHVEITPGSGTAGEDPGLEIVAVDDESGSITPIETGSGSSPDQTGYDPDQVDVRSDEIIIG
- a CDS encoding DUF7563 family protein; translated protein: MVSVTITPWSSTETESTCLHCESFVTDRFARVFGDDQDRAHRCPECDSYRRLTRGSAAGKDVDVPDPETSPGRHGGEVNA